From the genome of Thermococcus sp., one region includes:
- a CDS encoding Xaa-Pro peptidase family protein, giving the protein MRGSEEIFRKRVERFQELLRENGVDGAVIRTLSSFIYFTGTKWLRPSLLIPAEGEPTVYVVKGEAELFKKKSWIENVVEYQRAEDLMAGIVTWIATNGFTRVGHEFSVERDAYTFFLKLFQRLNPMVEVVDVLDLTMSLRMIKDDWELENIRNAGKIAQKGMAVAEEVIKPGKSELEIAAEVIRELMLRGSEDPKVYVSTTPRAHAEPFRDLKVPENGVVTVVIGTDWNHYYANTARTFVVGDPGERVRKAIGVKEEALSIALEETKVGVALNAVEKRLADFFKEKGFGDAYLTGYTHGVGLLIEEPPMPTIIVPTRAAKVQENMVLSIIHPPLMIPEGAIKHEDTYIVKENGLERVT; this is encoded by the coding sequence ATGAGGGGAAGCGAAGAGATATTCAGGAAGAGGGTCGAGCGCTTTCAGGAACTCCTGCGCGAGAACGGTGTTGACGGTGCCGTTATCAGGACGCTTTCGAGCTTCATCTACTTCACCGGAACGAAGTGGCTCCGTCCAAGCCTTCTGATTCCTGCAGAGGGAGAACCAACCGTTTACGTCGTCAAAGGTGAAGCAGAGCTTTTCAAGAAGAAGAGCTGGATAGAGAACGTCGTGGAATACCAGCGCGCCGAGGACCTGATGGCCGGAATCGTGACCTGGATAGCCACGAACGGTTTCACAAGGGTAGGCCACGAGTTCAGCGTCGAGAGGGATGCGTATACATTTTTTCTCAAGCTTTTCCAACGGCTCAACCCGATGGTTGAGGTCGTTGACGTCCTCGACCTAACAATGAGTCTCAGGATGATAAAGGACGACTGGGAGCTTGAGAACATCAGAAATGCTGGAAAGATAGCGCAGAAGGGTATGGCCGTCGCTGAAGAGGTCATAAAGCCCGGAAAGAGCGAGCTTGAGATAGCGGCCGAAGTCATAAGAGAGCTCATGCTCAGAGGGAGCGAGGATCCAAAGGTCTACGTCTCCACCACGCCGAGGGCGCACGCAGAGCCTTTTAGGGACCTTAAAGTTCCAGAAAACGGCGTTGTAACCGTCGTCATTGGAACCGACTGGAACCACTACTACGCGAACACCGCGAGAACCTTTGTGGTAGGTGACCCCGGAGAGCGCGTCAGGAAGGCCATAGGGGTCAAAGAAGAGGCCCTCAGTATTGCCCTTGAGGAAACGAAGGTTGGAGTGGCTCTCAACGCTGTTGAGAAGAGGCTCGCAGACTTTTTCAAGGAGAAGGGCTTTGGTGATGCCTACCTCACTGGCTACACCCACGGCGTTGGTTTGCTTATAGAAGAGCCACCGATGCCCACCATAATCGTGCCGACGAGGGCCGCTAAAGTGCAGGAGAACATGGTGCTCAGCATAATCCACCCGCCGCTGATGATTCCTGAAGGTGCTATAAAGCACGAAGACACCTACATCGTAAAAGAGAATGGGCTTGAGAGGGTTACTTGA
- a CDS encoding DUF438 domain-containing protein, translating to MTELLNTHEYKKEQLKKLLLRIHEGENIEKLKQDFRQVLSGISPLEIPLIEQELVKEGISAKDIAKMCDLHVELFREAVKGTDELEEKDLPDGHPLKTLYLENKEIMKDAEMLNLYARTLVTTKDERMRKEILGVLGEIVNDLRKVGFTHYNREEMLTFPYIERRGLTAIATVLWTKHDEIRFMIKYLTNLLRKKDEMPWEEFVERFENKAGEASFALSDMVFRENNIYYPTLKALLSDGEWKAIRMQEDEIGFYKVNPPAWNPGEDVRPLHPWEINPELSIEQLLGLPKEVQEALRGQPLEFDKSQLKRDGDIDLGTGYVSFEELRAIFEALPVDVTFIDKDDRVRFFSPGERIFDRTMSVLGRPVQLCHPPKSVHIVNKILRAFKEGRKKEAVFWLKLGPKYVYIKYVPLFNDKGEYIGTLEMTMDIAPYKKIEGEKRLLDWRE from the coding sequence ATGACCGAGTTACTGAACACGCACGAGTACAAGAAAGAGCAACTGAAAAAACTCCTCCTTAGAATCCACGAGGGAGAGAACATTGAGAAGCTCAAGCAGGATTTTAGACAGGTGTTAAGTGGAATCTCACCTCTCGAAATTCCCCTAATCGAGCAGGAGCTTGTGAAGGAGGGAATCTCGGCAAAGGACATAGCCAAGATGTGTGATTTACATGTTGAACTCTTCCGCGAGGCCGTTAAAGGAACCGACGAGCTTGAGGAAAAGGACTTACCTGACGGTCACCCTCTCAAGACCCTCTACCTCGAGAACAAGGAGATAATGAAAGATGCAGAGATGCTCAACCTATATGCGAGGACGTTAGTAACGACAAAAGACGAGCGCATGAGGAAGGAAATTTTGGGAGTTTTAGGGGAGATAGTGAATGACCTAAGAAAGGTCGGCTTCACTCACTACAACCGAGAGGAGATGCTCACCTTCCCCTACATCGAGAGGAGGGGTTTAACAGCAATAGCCACCGTGCTCTGGACGAAGCACGACGAGATAAGGTTCATGATAAAGTATCTGACTAACCTTCTGAGGAAGAAGGACGAGATGCCATGGGAGGAGTTCGTGGAGCGCTTCGAGAACAAGGCTGGAGAGGCCTCTTTTGCGCTCAGCGACATGGTCTTCCGCGAGAACAACATCTACTACCCCACGCTCAAGGCACTCCTCAGCGACGGCGAGTGGAAGGCTATACGAATGCAGGAGGACGAGATAGGTTTCTACAAGGTCAACCCACCGGCATGGAACCCTGGTGAGGACGTTAGGCCACTTCACCCGTGGGAGATTAACCCCGAACTGAGTATCGAGCAGCTCCTTGGCCTTCCAAAGGAGGTTCAGGAGGCACTGAGGGGCCAGCCGCTGGAGTTCGATAAAAGCCAGCTAAAGCGCGATGGTGACATAGACCTCGGAACGGGTTATGTGAGCTTTGAAGAGCTTAGGGCTATCTTTGAGGCTCTGCCGGTGGACGTGACCTTCATTGATAAGGACGACAGGGTTAGGTTCTTCTCGCCTGGCGAGAGGATATTCGACAGAACCATGTCCGTCCTCGGAAGACCCGTCCAGCTCTGCCACCCGCCGAAGAGCGTCCACATCGTTAACAAAATCCTCAGGGCCTTCAAGGAGGGCAGGAAGAAAGAAGCTGTTTTCTGGCTTAAACTCGGGCCAAAGTACGTCTACATCAAATACGTGCCGCTTTTCAACGATAAGGGAGAGTACATAGGGACGCTGGAGATGACGATGGACATCGCGCCCTATAAAAAGATAGAGGGCGAGAAGAGACTGCTGGACTGGAGGGAATGA
- a CDS encoding DUF1858 domain-containing protein — protein MMLDVRGLKAPQPALMIIESLGKLKTGETLEVLGDKPFVDILPKLEEAGYGVKVEEVSGFFVLRVTKTEDSKELSMEVKECDDKLEEIGEDTNVAKLLKAYPESLKILVKYGFSPLENPTMRKTLARTITLKGAKKLLGMGDERFREMMTELKALKKS, from the coding sequence ATGATGCTCGACGTTCGAGGGTTGAAAGCACCCCAACCCGCTTTGATGATAATCGAGTCCCTCGGAAAGCTCAAAACTGGAGAAACGCTTGAGGTGCTCGGCGATAAACCCTTTGTGGACATTCTTCCAAAGCTTGAGGAGGCTGGGTATGGAGTGAAGGTCGAGGAAGTTTCGGGATTTTTCGTTTTGAGGGTGACCAAGACCGAAGACTCTAAGGAACTCAGCATGGAGGTCAAGGAGTGCGATGACAAGCTCGAGGAGATAGGCGAGGACACCAACGTGGCCAAACTGCTCAAGGCCTATCCAGAGTCCCTCAAAATCCTCGTCAAGTACGGATTCTCCCCGCTGGAGAACCCTACAATGAGAAAAACCTTAGCGAGGACGATAACACTGAAAGGTGCTAAAAAGCTCCTTGGAATGGGCGACGAGCGCTTTAGGGAGATGATGACGGAGCTTAAGGCTCTTAAGAAGTCCTAA
- a CDS encoding peptide-methionine (R)-S-oxide reductase → MCKENRFANSHLDHVFDEPTSTGKHYCINSTSLRFIPKEELRRYSYVACERLFE, encoded by the coding sequence CTGTGTAAGGAAAACCGGTTCGCTAACTCTCACCTCGACCACGTCTTTGACGAGCCAACGTCAACCGGAAAGCACTACTGCATAAACTCCACCTCGCTGAGGTTCATCCCAAAGGAAGAGCTGAGGAGGTACAGTTACGTTGCTTGCGAGCGACTCTTTGAGTGA
- a CDS encoding rubrerythrin family protein — MGVKRKMTQKFLEDAFAGESMAHMKYLIFAEQAEREGFSNIAKLFRAIAYAEFVHAKNHFIALGKLGKTEENLEEAIAGETFEVEEMYPVYKNSAEFQGEREAIRTTHYALEAEKVHAELYEKAKERAKSGEDIDVKKVYICPVCGYTSIDEVPERCPVCGAPGNKFVAFE, encoded by the coding sequence ATGGGTGTGAAAAGGAAAATGACTCAAAAGTTTTTGGAAGATGCGTTCGCCGGCGAGAGCATGGCCCACATGAAATACCTCATTTTCGCGGAACAGGCCGAGAGGGAGGGCTTTTCCAACATAGCCAAACTTTTCAGGGCTATCGCTTACGCTGAGTTCGTTCACGCGAAAAACCATTTTATCGCCCTCGGCAAGCTTGGAAAGACGGAGGAGAACCTTGAGGAGGCCATAGCGGGTGAGACCTTTGAAGTCGAAGAAATGTACCCCGTTTACAAGAACTCCGCCGAGTTCCAAGGGGAGAGAGAAGCTATCAGGACGACACACTACGCCCTTGAGGCTGAAAAGGTACACGCCGAGCTGTATGAAAAGGCCAAGGAAAGAGCAAAAAGTGGGGAGGACATAGACGTCAAAAAGGTCTACATTTGTCCTGTCTGCGGTTACACATCGATTGATGAAGTTCCAGAGCGCTGTCCCGTCTGTGGAGCTCCAGGAAACAAGTTCGTAGCCTTTGAGTGA
- the rd gene encoding rubredoxin, translated as MAKWRCLICGYIYDEEEGDPDNGIPPGTRFEDLPEDWVCPLCGAPKSEFEKIE; from the coding sequence GTGGCAAAGTGGAGATGTCTAATCTGTGGTTACATATACGATGAGGAAGAGGGCGACCCGGATAACGGAATTCCCCCGGGAACCAGGTTCGAGGACCTTCCCGAGGACTGGGTTTGTCCCCTCTGCGGTGCACCTAAAAGCGAATTTGAAAAAATAGAGTGA
- a CDS encoding desulfoferrodoxin family protein has translation MLSETIKSGDWKGEKHVPVIEYEKEGDLVKVEVSVGKEIPHPNTPEHHIAWIELYFHPEGESFPIMVGRVAFTNHSDPLTEPRAVFFFRTEKKGKLYALSYCNIHGLWENEVQLE, from the coding sequence ATGCTTAGCGAAACCATAAAGAGTGGAGACTGGAAGGGGGAGAAGCACGTCCCCGTTATAGAGTACGAGAAGGAGGGTGACCTTGTCAAGGTCGAGGTCAGCGTTGGAAAGGAGATACCTCACCCGAACACTCCAGAGCACCACATAGCGTGGATTGAGCTCTACTTCCACCCGGAGGGTGAGAGCTTTCCGATAATGGTCGGCAGGGTGGCCTTCACCAACCACAGTGACCCGCTCACCGAGCCGAGGGCGGTATTCTTCTTCAGAACCGAGAAGAAGGGCAAGCTCTACGCGCTGAGCTACTGCAACATTCACGGCCTCTGGGAGAACGAGGTTCAGCTCGAGTGA
- a CDS encoding iron-sulfur cluster assembly protein has translation MKVYIPGREWPEPYKAVIEELKKITDPVTGGDILDSGVIAGLEVSDDTLKVWLKFESHTEYNMTGESAVAYSKIIGDIMERFALVKFDNVYVYDLANNVVGKFENKKGYRPEDLSEGKV, from the coding sequence ATGAAGGTTTACATACCAGGCAGGGAGTGGCCTGAGCCTTATAAAGCTGTCATCGAGGAGCTGAAGAAGATAACCGACCCCGTAACGGGTGGCGATATCCTTGACTCGGGCGTTATAGCTGGCCTCGAGGTTAGTGATGATACCCTTAAGGTATGGCTTAAATTTGAAAGCCACACGGAGTACAACATGACCGGAGAAAGTGCCGTAGCTTACTCCAAAATAATCGGGGACATAATGGAGCGCTTCGCCCTCGTTAAATTCGATAACGTTTACGTCTATGACCTGGCGAACAACGTTGTCGGAAAGTTTGAGAACAAGAAAGGCTACAGGCCTGAGGATCTTAGCGAAGGGAAGGTGTAA